ACCACGAATCCCGATGCCACCAGGACGAAGGCCCAGCCACCGTTGTGGATCAGGCCGGAGAGCATCGAACTCGACGCGCTCTCCAGGGAATCGGTGCCTGCCACCCCCCAGACCACGAAGGCGAGTGTGAGGACGGCCGTGACACCGAACACCACCCGGTCGGTCTGAGGACGTTGGGAGTCCTGTGGGTGGCCGGGGCCCGCTGTCGTCACCGACGGCGGTCCTCCTTCGGCTCCCGATTTCTGAGCGTCCTGCGACACGGGCATCACCTTTCGGGGTTTCACGGAGCACTGGATCGGCGCTCCGTTACGCCTTGAACCCGGTCCGGCGGATCTTCGCGGGCTGATGCACGACTATCCACCGGACCGGATCTAACACATGTGACTTGCGTCTCTTTCTATCAACAAGTCGCCACGGGTTGTCCAACGGTGAGGTGGTAGGTGGCGCGTCCGTCGAGCAGGAGCGGGATCAGTTTGCGCTGGGACTGGCGCAGCGGCACGAAGGCGGTGTCACCGCGTGTGGGCAGTGCCTTCACACCGTGCAACGCCAGTTCGTCCTTCACATCCGCGTACTGGGCGGCGTCGAGGCGGTAGCCGCAGGGCGGGTTCTCGACGGTGTCCTCGGGGGTCGCGGGCTCGTTGTCGGCGCCTCCGACGTAGACCGCGCCGCGGTCGAGCAGTCCGGCGGCGCGGGACAGCGCGGTGGCGGCGGCGATCTGCGCGCGGCGCTCGTCGGTGTAGCCGAACAGGCCCTTCAGGGAGTCGAGTTGGCTGTCGACCCGGCGCCGCTGGTTCAGCGCGGGATCGTTCTCCTCGGCCTCGGACCTCGGGTCGACCCGGCTCTCGATGAGCAGACCGACGGAGTGCTTGACGCCGGAGGCGTTGCGCAGGATGCGCTCCTGGCCGTCGCCCGCGGTCTGCTTGATCGGGTCGCCGGTGACGGGGTCGGTCCAGATGCCGTACGTGCCGATGGAGTGGTCGCCGGCGCGGGCGGCCGGGCGTACGTACGCCTCCGACAGGGTCTGCGCCTCCTTGTGCACCCGCGAGGAGGTGTTGAGGTTGCGCGGCCAGAGGTCGAAGAGGTCCTTGTCGTAGTACGGCGGGGTGGCCCCGTACTCGTGCAGGTCGTAGATGATGTCGGGTTCGCGGTCGCGGGTGAGGGCGGCCATGGTGCGGCCCTCGGCCGTCTTGAGCGCGATGTGGTCGCGGTTGATGTCGACGCCGTCGGAGTTGCCACGGGTGTCGGCGGCGCGGCCGTCGGGGTTCGCGGTCGGGACGACCAGCACGCTCGTACGGTCCAGGAAACGCTTCGTCGCGCGGTCCTTCGGATAGGCCAGGTCGCGGACGGTGGTCAGGCACGCCTCGCGGCCCGACGGCTCGTCACCGTGCTGGCTGCAGATCAGCAGAACGCTGGTCACCGAGCGCTTGTTGCCCAGCTCCACGAGGTTGAGCGGACGGCCCTGCTTGGTGGTGCCGATGGTGCTGACCGCGACCCTGTCGCCACCGCGCTCGACGGCGGCGAGGAATTCCTGCTCACGCTCCAGGGAGGTCCACTCGGCCCCGTCGCTCTCTTCGAAGCCGGTGCGCGGCGGGGTGTCGGCCGGGGCGGCGGGGCGGGCGGAGGAGGGAAGTGCGGTGAGGGGGACGACGAGGGCGGCTGCCGCCACCGACAGGACGAGGGTGCGAATCCGGGACGTCATCAGTTGCGGTCTCCGAAGCTCGGCGGGGTGGTCCGACGGACGCTTGCCCCGTGAACGGATCTCCATGGGGCGGAAACGTACTCCCGTGAACAACGGTGCGACAGAGGGCTGTCCGCGATCAGCCGTATGTCGATGGACGCACGCCGTACCTGCGGGGACGCGCGAGGGGGACTCTGGGAGCGCTCTCTGGGCTTCGGGGGCAGCGGATACCCTGTACCGGTCCGGCGGCCCGTACGGTCTCCCGTACCGCCGCCGGGTCCTCCCGGGCACACACGTGTCCACCGGCCAGAACAGGGCCGTGCCCACCCGCACGGCCACCGACGAGGAGCGCCCGCCTTGCCCGAGCAGTCACCTGGGTCCCGGCCCACACTGGAAGCCGTCGCGGCGCGTGCCGGCGTCTCCCGGGCCACCGCGTCCCGGGTCGTCAACGGCGGTGCGGGGGTGCGGCAGCCGCTGGTCGACAAGGTGCTCAGGGCCGTCGACGAACTGGGGTACGTGCCGAACCACGCGGCCCGCACCCTGGTCACCCGGCGGACCGGCGCGGTCGCCGTGATCATCGCCGAGCCGGAGATCCGGATCTTCTCCGACCCCTTCTTCTCGCAGCAGATACGCGGTATCAGCAAGGAACTGACCGCCCACGACACCCAGTTGGTGCTGCTCCTGCTCGAAGGTCCCGGTGACTTCGGGCGGATCGCCCGGTATCTGGCGGGCGGCCATGTCGACGGCGCCCTCGCCTTCTCGCTGCACATCGACGACCCGCTGCCGGCCATCATCCGCCGGTCGGGAACACCGACGGTGTACGGCGGCCGGCCGAGCTGGACTTCGGCGCCCGGCGATCAGGGAGTGCCGTACGTGGACGCCGACAACCGCGGCGGCGCGCGGGCGGCCGTGCAGTATCTGCGCGACCTCGGGCGCGAGCGCATCGCGCACATCGCGGGCCCGCCCGACCAGACCTCGTCCACGGACCGGCTCGACGGCTACCGCGACGTGCTGCTCGACGCCGACCCGAGCCTGATCACCGAGGGCGAGTTCACGGTGGACAGCGGCGCGCGGGCGATGCGCGAACTGCTGGACCGGCGCCCGGACCTGGACGCGGTGTTCGCGGCCAACGACCTGATGGCGTCGGGTGCGCTGCGGGTGCTGCGCGAGCGCGGGATCTCGGTGCCCGGCGAGGTGGCGCTGGTCGGGTTCGACGACATGGAGTCCATCGCCGAGGACACCGACCCGCCGCTGACCACGATCCGGCAGGACGTGGAGGGACAGGGCCGGCTGATGGCGCGGCTGCTGCTGCGCGGACTCGACAAGGACAGCGCGGAGGCGCGGTCGCCCGCGTCCGTGATCACACCGACCACACTGGTGCGGCGGGCCTCGGCCTGAGACCGAGGACCCGCCGCGTGTGGGGGGGGTGGGGCGATGGCTCGTCGTCGCACCCGGCCCTCTCGACGCCCGGAACGGGCGGGCGCTCAGCCCGTGGTGCTCGCGGCCGACCGCGCCGGCACCGTGAGCGTCGTACCGTCCGAGAACGTCACCGTCCGCTCCGTCGAGGCGAAGTTGTGCGCCGCGTAGGTGCTCACCCCGCCCTTCGTGAAGACGGCCGAGGTCGGGATCGACCCGGTCACCGTCGGATCGGGGGCGCCGACCGCGTCGAGCGTGCCGATCCAGTGGTGGACGTGGGCCTTGGACTCGCCCGCCTCCGGGGACAGCGCCGCCTGGCCCGCGTCCCACTTGGCCTTCGCGCCCGCCGGGTCGGCGATCGCCTCGAACTCCCAGAGGATGTCGCGCCATTCGACGGCCGGCCCGCCGTTCTCCCGCTCCATCTCGGCGATGTTGCGGCCGATGGCCTCCTTCTCACGGCCCAGGTGCAGTGAACCGCCGGTCACGGGAAGGACGTTGATCCCGTGGATCTCCTCCGGGTTGGCGGTCCACCAGGTGGAGTACGCGCCGCCGCTGCCCCAGACCATGCCGACCGTGCCGCGCTGGAATGCCTCGGGGAAGACCTCCTGGTCGGCGTCGAACCAGTACTGCCCGATCGCCTCCGACTCGGTGGCCAGGAGGTACGAGCCCAGGTCACGCAGCTCGTCGTTGCCGGTCGCCGACCCCCACAGGACGAGTCCCGCGCTGAGGTTGATGGACTCCGACGACGACTCCTGGTTGTTGCCGGCGGCGAAGCCCTGGTGTCCGGAGGCCCAGCTGTGGCCCGCGTACACGTCGAAGCCGCGCAGGAACGGGAAGTCGCTGTCCGTGCGGCTCGGGTTGGCGGCGTCGCGCACCAGCGTCTCGACCATGCCGCCCCAGGCGGACTCGGCGGCCCACGCCTGGTCGTACTGGGCGACGATCGCCGCCGCGTACACGTAGTAGCTGTAGTGGAAGTGGTGGTCGTTGAGTTCGGTGTCGCTGCCGTACGACGCCGGGTAGCCGGTCAGCGTCTTCCAGTCGTTGTCGTAGCTGAACTCACTGGCGCCGCCCGCCGTGAACCACTCCTCAAGGCGGCCCTTGAGGAGGTCCACGATCTTGTCGCGGGTCGCGGTCTCGCCGATCTGGTCGGCGATCGGGGCCAGTTGGGCGAGCCGGCCGAGCGCCTTGCCCGTCCAGTAGGTGTCGGTCGCGCCGGAGAACGGGTCACCGGCGTTCACGACCTCGTTCAACTGCGCCTTGAGCGCGGCCGAGTCGACCCCGTTCGACTCCGGCAGCGCGGGCAGCACACCGGACGCCTTCTGGCGGGTGGTGAAGGACGTCGCCTCGCGCACCTTCATCGTGCCGCGCGGTGACACGTAGGTGTACGGGGTGAGCTGGTCGGTCGTGTTGAGCCACTGGTGCCGGTAGAGGGCCTGGATCGTGCCCTTCTCCGTGCCCTCCTGCGGCTCGGTGGTCAGGGTGTACGTCGCCTCGACGTCGCCGCCTTCGCTGTTCCAGCTCGTCGTGGAGCCGGTGACGAAGCTGTAGGCGTACTTGGCGTAGGTCGCCAGCGCGTCCTCGGAGGGCAGGAGCGCGAGCGAGAAGTAGTCCTTGTCGCCGAGTCCGGCCGTGACGGTGGAGCCCGAGACCGACCAGTCGCTGCCGCTCGGCGCGAAGAGCGCGTAGTGGTGTCCGGCGACGGTGATGCCGAGTACGTTGCCGTCGTCGGAGAAGACGGTGGGTGCCGACGCGGTGGTGATGCGCGCGTCGCCGCCCGAGCCCTTCGCGTACACGTAGGGCATGCCGTGGCCGATGGTGGTCCGCAGTGTGCGGGTGCCGTCGGACCAGTACGGCGTGACGGTCCAGTCGGACCAGTCGTCGGCCTTGGTGTCCGGGGAGTTGAGGCCGGTCAGACCCAGGGTGAGATCGGCCTTGTGCGCGTACTCGTACTGCCGTCCGTCACCCACGATGGCGGGGGTCGTGGGATAGCCGACCTCCAGTCCGCCGGAGGTGGCCTGGTAGGTGAGCGGGTGGCCGTACATCGGGGTGGAGTACGGGTTGTCGCCGTACCGCTGATAGGCGAGCGAGGTCCACCAGTCGTTGGTGGGGACGGGCCTGTCCTTGGCCGCCTCGGTCAGTTTGGGCGTGACGGGGGCACCGACGTTGTTCGTCGGCCCCGACGTGCCTGCGGGACGGGAGTCGGAGTAACTGCCCGAGCCGACAGGGATGTTCGCGGCTGCGGCGGGACCGGCGGCAGGACCCAGTCCTACGGCGGCCATGGCGGTGACCAGAACCAGCACCGAAGCCGGTCTGGAGCGGGAGGTGGGCATCGACGGCACCTCGAAGTCATGGGGGGAAAGGTAGTCCGAGAGCGCTCTCAGATGCCAAGGAACGTAAAACTCCTGAAACCTAAGTGTCAATAGAGCTGACGGAGAAGGCGGTTGTCAGTCGGCCGACGCCGTTATGCGTTCGAGTCTTGACGGAGCGGCAGCGGTGGGGGCACGCTCCTGACGCACGTTCTGAGAGCGCTCTCAAAGTGTCGCTCTCGCTTCACCCCGAAGCCAAGGGAGGCTTCCCATGCCCATCTGCCGGACCGTCAGGACGTCCGCCGCACGCGCCCGGTCCACCGGACGGACCCTCGGCGCGGTCGTACTCGCCGGAGCCCTGCTCGCCGCCTGCGGATCAGGTTCGTCGGACTCCTCGGACGAGGCGGGCGGCAAGGTCACACTGACCGTCGACCTCTTCGGAGCGTTCGGCTACAAGGAAGCCGGCCTGTACGCGGAGTACGAGAAGCTCAACCCCGGGGTCAAGATCAAGCAGAGCGACACCGAGGACGAGGCGGACTACTGGAAGTCGCTCCAGACCCGGCTCGCGGGCGGCGGCGGACTCGCCGATGTCCAAGGGGTCGAAGTGGGGCGGATCGCCTCGGTGACCCAGCAGCAGTCCGACAAGTTCGAGGACCTGAAGCGGTACGGCGCGGACAAGCTGGAGAAGGAGTTCGCCGAGGCCAAGTGGTCCGCCGCGACCACGGAGGACGGCAAGATCCTGGGCCTCGGCACCGACGTCGGGCCCGAGGCGATGTGTTACCGCACCGACCTGTTCAAGAAGGCCGGACTGCCCACCGACCGGGCCGAGTTGGCGCAGAAGTGGGCGACCTGGGACGGCTATCTCGACCTGGGCGAGCAGTACATGGAGAAGGCACCCGCCAAGAGCGCCTGGATCGACAGCGTCGGCAGTCTCTACTCGATCATGATCGGCCAGGAGAAGGAGCGGTACTACGACGCCTCCGGCGAGCTGATCTACGAGAACAACCCGGCGGTCAAGTCCGCCTGGGACACCTCCGTCGAGGCTGCCGAGTCCGGGCTGAGCGCCAAGCTCGACCAGTGGTCACCGCAGTGGAACCAGGCGTTCGCCGCCGGATCGTTCGCCACCATCCCGTGCCCGGCGTGGATGCTCGGCTATGTGAAGGGCCAGGCGGGCGACGCCGGCCAGGGCAAGTGGGACATCGCCAAGCTGCCGGGCGGCGCGGGCAACTGGGGCGGTTCGTACCTCTCGGTGCCGCGTGCGGCCGAGCACAAGGGGGAGGCGTACGAGCTGATCAAGTGGCTCACCGCTCCCGAGCAGCAGGCCAAGCTCTTCGAGAAGCAGGGCAACTTCCCGTCGTCCACGGGAGCGATCGAGCAGGTCGCGGACGCGAAGGACCCGTACTTCTCGGGCGCGCCGATCGGGCAGATCTTCGGTGAGGCGGCCAAGGCGGCGCCGGTGCAGGTGCTCGGCGTCCACGACGCCAATGTGGCGCAGCAGATCACGAACGCGCTGAGCGAGGTGGAGCGCAAGGGGACGGCGCCGGGCAAGGCGTGGTCGAACGCCAAGAAGGGCGTCGAGAACACGATCGGCTGACGGCGGGGGCCGGTTCACCGGGTCCGCCCGGTGGGCCGGTTCGTCCTCAAACGCCGGACGGGCCAAAGCCGCCCCGCACGCGACCGGTCAAGCCAACGAAGCCGGCCCCGCCGCACAGGTCGTCCTCAAACGCCGGACGGGCTGCTGTCGCGCAGGTCGTCCTCGAACGACGGGCTGAGTGGACCCGACCCGTCGTAGCCGTATCCACTCCTCCCTCCTCCCTCCTCACCCCGAAGGGCCCCCGCACCGTGACCCTTACCGCCACCGCGAAGGCCGCGCCGCCGCCGGTGCCCGGGCCCGTGACCGACGGG
This window of the Streptomyces niveus genome carries:
- a CDS encoding LacI family DNA-binding transcriptional regulator is translated as MPEQSPGSRPTLEAVAARAGVSRATASRVVNGGAGVRQPLVDKVLRAVDELGYVPNHAARTLVTRRTGAVAVIIAEPEIRIFSDPFFSQQIRGISKELTAHDTQLVLLLLEGPGDFGRIARYLAGGHVDGALAFSLHIDDPLPAIIRRSGTPTVYGGRPSWTSAPGDQGVPYVDADNRGGARAAVQYLRDLGRERIAHIAGPPDQTSSTDRLDGYRDVLLDADPSLITEGEFTVDSGARAMRELLDRRPDLDAVFAANDLMASGALRVLRERGISVPGEVALVGFDDMESIAEDTDPPLTTIRQDVEGQGRLMARLLLRGLDKDSAEARSPASVITPTTLVRRASA
- a CDS encoding extracellular solute-binding protein; the encoded protein is MPICRTVRTSAARARSTGRTLGAVVLAGALLAACGSGSSDSSDEAGGKVTLTVDLFGAFGYKEAGLYAEYEKLNPGVKIKQSDTEDEADYWKSLQTRLAGGGGLADVQGVEVGRIASVTQQQSDKFEDLKRYGADKLEKEFAEAKWSAATTEDGKILGLGTDVGPEAMCYRTDLFKKAGLPTDRAELAQKWATWDGYLDLGEQYMEKAPAKSAWIDSVGSLYSIMIGQEKERYYDASGELIYENNPAVKSAWDTSVEAAESGLSAKLDQWSPQWNQAFAAGSFATIPCPAWMLGYVKGQAGDAGQGKWDIAKLPGGAGNWGGSYLSVPRAAEHKGEAYELIKWLTAPEQQAKLFEKQGNFPSSTGAIEQVADAKDPYFSGAPIGQIFGEAAKAAPVQVLGVHDANVAQQITNALSEVERKGTAPGKAWSNAKKGVENTIG
- a CDS encoding M14 family metallopeptidase, producing the protein MTSRIRTLVLSVAAAALVVPLTALPSSARPAAPADTPPRTGFEESDGAEWTSLEREQEFLAAVERGGDRVAVSTIGTTKQGRPLNLVELGNKRSVTSVLLICSQHGDEPSGREACLTTVRDLAYPKDRATKRFLDRTSVLVVPTANPDGRAADTRGNSDGVDINRDHIALKTAEGRTMAALTRDREPDIIYDLHEYGATPPYYDKDLFDLWPRNLNTSSRVHKEAQTLSEAYVRPAARAGDHSIGTYGIWTDPVTGDPIKQTAGDGQERILRNASGVKHSVGLLIESRVDPRSEAEENDPALNQRRRVDSQLDSLKGLFGYTDERRAQIAAATALSRAAGLLDRGAVYVGGADNEPATPEDTVENPPCGYRLDAAQYADVKDELALHGVKALPTRGDTAFVPLRQSQRKLIPLLLDGRATYHLTVGQPVATC
- a CDS encoding glycosyl hydrolase; translated protein: MPTSRSRPASVLVLVTAMAAVGLGPAAGPAAAANIPVGSGSYSDSRPAGTSGPTNNVGAPVTPKLTEAAKDRPVPTNDWWTSLAYQRYGDNPYSTPMYGHPLTYQATSGGLEVGYPTTPAIVGDGRQYEYAHKADLTLGLTGLNSPDTKADDWSDWTVTPYWSDGTRTLRTTIGHGMPYVYAKGSGGDARITTASAPTVFSDDGNVLGITVAGHHYALFAPSGSDWSVSGSTVTAGLGDKDYFSLALLPSEDALATYAKYAYSFVTGSTTSWNSEGGDVEATYTLTTEPQEGTEKGTIQALYRHQWLNTTDQLTPYTYVSPRGTMKVREATSFTTRQKASGVLPALPESNGVDSAALKAQLNEVVNAGDPFSGATDTYWTGKALGRLAQLAPIADQIGETATRDKIVDLLKGRLEEWFTAGGASEFSYDNDWKTLTGYPASYGSDTELNDHHFHYSYYVYAAAIVAQYDQAWAAESAWGGMVETLVRDAANPSRTDSDFPFLRGFDVYAGHSWASGHQGFAAGNNQESSSESINLSAGLVLWGSATGNDELRDLGSYLLATESEAIGQYWFDADQEVFPEAFQRGTVGMVWGSGGAYSTWWTANPEEIHGINVLPVTGGSLHLGREKEAIGRNIAEMERENGGPAVEWRDILWEFEAIADPAGAKAKWDAGQAALSPEAGESKAHVHHWIGTLDAVGAPDPTVTGSIPTSAVFTKGGVSTYAAHNFASTERTVTFSDGTTLTVPARSAASTTG